One region of Halomicrobium sp. LC1Hm genomic DNA includes:
- a CDS encoding ABC transporter permease yields the protein MTTIARKDFKDSLRTRSIWVIAGAMTILCLSHILAFLSSPIADQHTQPFILAVAQFTLWLPLAAIGIGFKSIVGERTSGSIRILLGQPGTRRSVVYGTYLGRLLILATTVLLALAVMAVVVAFGFGIIGFINVLGGTIALLLFAFAWIGLTVGVSSFVASETRAIGLVMGIYAVVEPLWRNLILRLFAVVFTGTTQTPSQATVFYSLEEPTWYLYVNRLSPAEAFNAARYYIPDLIESIWYGTTISGPHAPNVFGVLVLIGWATIPVFLGYRRFEGADLG from the coding sequence TTGACAACGATCGCACGGAAAGATTTCAAAGATTCACTGCGTACTCGGTCGATCTGGGTGATCGCCGGGGCGATGACGATTCTCTGCCTGTCGCACATTCTGGCGTTTCTATCCTCCCCGATTGCCGATCAGCACACGCAGCCGTTCATTCTTGCTGTCGCTCAGTTCACGCTCTGGCTGCCGCTCGCGGCAATCGGCATCGGGTTCAAATCCATCGTCGGCGAACGGACCTCTGGAAGCATCCGTATTCTGCTCGGACAGCCAGGGACCCGTCGCAGCGTCGTCTATGGCACCTACCTCGGCCGATTACTGATACTGGCAACAACTGTTTTACTCGCCCTCGCAGTCATGGCTGTCGTCGTTGCCTTCGGATTTGGAATCATCGGGTTCATCAACGTACTCGGCGGTACGATAGCGCTGCTCCTCTTTGCGTTCGCATGGATCGGCCTTACCGTCGGCGTATCCAGTTTCGTCGCCAGCGAAACACGCGCTATCGGTCTCGTAATGGGGATTTATGCAGTTGTTGAGCCACTCTGGCGGAACCTCATCCTCCGGTTGTTCGCAGTTGTCTTCACCGGGACCACACAAACACCGAGCCAGGCGACCGTTTTCTACTCGCTTGAGGAACCTACGTGGTACCTCTACGTTAATCGACTGAGCCCGGCCGAAGCGTTCAACGCTGCACGCTACTACATTCCAGATCTCATCGAAAGCATTTGGTACGGAACAACAATCTCCGGGCCGCATGCTCCGAACGTATTCGGTGTCCTGGTCCTGATTGGATGGGCGACGATTCCAGTCTTCCTTGGATATCGACGATTCGAAGGGGCTGACCTGGGCTAG
- a CDS encoding carboxypeptidase regulatory-like domain-containing protein: protein MQFDRRINRIGTLMMAMLLAFALPAGVIGAGFVGTVSADDADEMTTGLSSSGTTVYTEGFNGTKSDWDYIGAWGDSPSISAGNDAAVIGDGGVDNQYIELTSTPSPSSQQWTMEATVSTMSSQVQFWWGLDTSTSSFGGHSVKIEPENDRVRIWDSVAGETVATSSYTIDTETEYDVGIQYDAGTVDVYVDGEQVISGATLSDPQTSGSVLVGGHTDTSGNTITLHSMEIRETPDTYTLGGTVTNNRTGTAISGADVTLKDASTGEVVSTVTTADSGTYSFDVKEGDYTVRVEAPGYETDEQTVTVDSATTHDVALSVEVVTGSVSGDGSAVADATVELVSDGTVVTSATTDSSGQYTLQPQTPGSYTISVSATDYEDDSATIDTTSQTQLNFDLTETVHSFTGTVIDSRTSEAVANASVELVQDGSVVASTTTGSSGEYDLGNHEEGTYTLRVEGDAYVGDTYDVTVAGPLDKAVALHPSNTWTYDLSGNGDSMWAVYEASGTVDVTVEAYDEDAGEWVVVHEQQYTTNGTSTEQDVLEINATEDGYTEYRVTMQGEIKPSAVGVTSVTPIFGVAETISEVSGLSSGIVVGALVTGVVWMVLRARE from the coding sequence GTGCAGTTCGACAGGCGAATCAACCGAATTGGTACTCTGATGATGGCGATGCTGCTCGCCTTCGCCCTCCCAGCCGGCGTCATCGGCGCCGGGTTCGTCGGGACGGTGAGTGCCGACGATGCAGATGAGATGACGACTGGTCTCAGTAGTAGTGGAACTACCGTCTACACTGAGGGCTTCAACGGTACGAAGAGTGACTGGGATTACATCGGAGCGTGGGGAGATAGTCCTTCGATCAGCGCAGGTAACGATGCCGCAGTGATTGGTGATGGTGGGGTTGACAACCAGTACATAGAACTCACGTCGACCCCTTCTCCGTCATCCCAACAGTGGACGATGGAGGCCACGGTCTCTACGATGAGTAGCCAAGTGCAATTCTGGTGGGGCCTAGACACGTCCACGAGTAGCTTCGGCGGACATAGCGTGAAGATAGAACCCGAGAACGATCGGGTGAGGATCTGGGATTCCGTCGCCGGTGAGACGGTCGCTACCAGTAGTTACACTATCGACACGGAGACGGAGTACGATGTGGGCATCCAGTACGATGCGGGGACTGTCGACGTGTACGTCGACGGTGAGCAGGTCATCAGCGGGGCGACGCTCAGCGACCCACAAACCAGCGGTAGTGTTCTCGTCGGTGGCCATACGGACACTAGTGGGAATACAATAACTCTCCACTCGATGGAGATTAGGGAGACGCCGGATACCTACACCCTCGGCGGCACGGTCACCAACAATCGCACAGGCACGGCCATCTCAGGCGCTGACGTGACCCTTAAGGACGCGTCCACTGGTGAGGTCGTGTCCACGGTGACGACCGCCGACTCCGGCACGTACTCGTTCGACGTGAAGGAGGGCGACTACACCGTGCGCGTTGAGGCGCCCGGGTACGAGACTGACGAGCAGACGGTGACGGTGGACTCCGCGACGACGCACGACGTGGCTCTCAGCGTCGAGGTTGTGACCGGATCGGTCTCTGGTGACGGGAGTGCGGTTGCCGACGCGACTGTCGAACTCGTTAGCGACGGTACGGTGGTAACGTCGGCAACGACTGATTCCTCGGGGCAGTACACGCTCCAGCCGCAGACGCCGGGATCCTACACGATCTCGGTGTCCGCGACTGATTACGAGGACGACTCGGCCACCATCGACACTACGTCGCAGACGCAACTCAACTTCGACCTGACTGAGACGGTACACAGCTTCACTGGTACGGTAATCGACTCGCGTACCAGCGAGGCAGTCGCGAACGCGTCCGTGGAACTCGTGCAGGACGGTTCGGTGGTGGCCAGCACGACGACCGGATCCTCGGGGGAGTACGACCTCGGCAATCACGAAGAGGGAACCTACACCCTTCGCGTCGAGGGTGACGCGTACGTCGGCGACACCTACGACGTGACGGTCGCTGGCCCGCTCGACAAGGCGGTCGCGCTCCATCCGTCGAACACGTGGACGTACGACCTCTCGGGTAACGGCGACTCGATGTGGGCTGTCTACGAGGCCAGTGGAACGGTCGACGTCACGGTGGAGGCGTACGACGAGGACGCCGGCGAGTGGGTTGTCGTCCACGAGCAGCAGTACACGACGAACGGCACGAGTACCGAGCAGGACGTGCTGGAGATCAACGCCACCGAGGACGGCTACACCGAGTACCGCGTGACGATGCAGGGTGAGATCAAGCCGTCGGCGGTCGGCGTCACGTCCGTC
- a CDS encoding PQQ-binding-like beta-propeller repeat protein, protein MDERRRRFLAGVGTTAAAVGTAGCMGRLRTLGGGPEEPPAETADTQFRGETTRRGIDPERTIPSSVTVDWRLDGLNTGGHTAAKGSPVLAPNGDIVVTGDTGEVWAVRPDGRRRWRADATDTSRGFHGTPAIANGTVYVGAYDGALYAFDLETGEQYWRTQLGDAIGSSPGYHDGRLYIAVEYYEPSGAIFALDAVTGEVRWEDRRITDHPHSTCAIDRAADRLVVGSNDGSLYCWSYPDHEFLWRYETGEEIKGPIATWDGSAFFGSWSDRVYRVALSDGTEQWATDLGASVMAGPAVEGATGTVYVGDQHESLYALDADSGDEQWETDVGGPVIGCPTVTSEHVLVGSYEPTLSALAKSTGEEVWTVPAEGEVTSTPLVTDSAIYVTERTSEASLEGEGPTGGLYRIVADE, encoded by the coding sequence ATGGACGAGCGCAGACGGCGGTTCCTCGCAGGCGTGGGGACGACCGCGGCGGCGGTCGGGACCGCGGGCTGCATGGGTCGCTTGCGGACCCTCGGGGGCGGCCCGGAGGAGCCGCCAGCCGAGACGGCCGACACGCAGTTCCGTGGCGAAACCACCAGACGGGGAATCGACCCCGAGCGGACGATTCCCTCCTCGGTGACCGTCGACTGGCGACTCGACGGCCTCAACACGGGCGGGCACACCGCGGCGAAGGGCAGTCCCGTGCTGGCACCGAACGGCGATATCGTCGTCACCGGCGACACCGGCGAGGTGTGGGCGGTCCGGCCCGACGGGAGACGGCGGTGGCGGGCCGACGCCACGGACACGTCGCGGGGGTTCCACGGCACGCCAGCGATCGCGAACGGGACTGTCTACGTCGGCGCGTACGACGGGGCGCTGTACGCGTTCGATCTGGAGACCGGCGAGCAGTACTGGCGCACGCAGCTGGGCGACGCCATCGGATCCAGTCCCGGCTACCACGACGGGCGGCTCTACATCGCCGTCGAGTACTACGAACCGAGCGGTGCCATCTTCGCGCTCGACGCCGTCACGGGCGAGGTCCGCTGGGAGGACCGCCGGATCACGGACCACCCACACTCGACGTGTGCGATCGACCGGGCGGCCGATCGGCTGGTCGTCGGCTCCAACGACGGCTCGCTCTACTGCTGGTCGTACCCCGATCACGAGTTCCTCTGGCGCTACGAGACCGGCGAGGAGATCAAGGGGCCGATCGCGACCTGGGACGGGAGCGCGTTCTTCGGCTCGTGGAGCGACAGGGTCTACCGCGTCGCGCTGTCGGACGGCACCGAGCAGTGGGCGACCGATCTGGGCGCGTCGGTGATGGCCGGCCCCGCCGTCGAGGGAGCGACGGGCACCGTCTACGTCGGCGACCAGCACGAGTCGCTGTACGCTCTCGACGCCGACAGCGGCGACGAGCAGTGGGAGACAGACGTGGGTGGCCCCGTCATCGGCTGTCCGACCGTGACCAGCGAGCACGTCCTCGTGGGGTCCTACGAGCCGACGCTGTCCGCGCTGGCGAAGTCGACCGGCGAGGAGGTCTGGACCGTCCCGGCCGAGGGCGAGGTCACCAGCACCCCGCTGGTCACCGACAGCGCGATCTACGTCACCGAGCGGACCTCCGAGGCGTCGCTGGAGGGCGAGGGCCCCACCGGCGGGCTGTACCGCATCGTCGCCGACGAGTGA
- a CDS encoding ABC transporter ATP-binding protein, with translation MTAIETTKLTKRYGEETALDEFTLRVERGEVFGFLGPNGAGKSTTIDIFLDFIRPTDGHAVVADYDPQQTPRKVRQNIGVLPDEYSLYDSLTGIEHIELAKDLHGSEEDTDALLSRVGLTDAGDQAVGSYSKGMAQRLAFGMALVGDPDVLILDEPSAGIDPNGLQDMREMIRAEAEAGTTIFFSTHILEQVEAVCDRVAIINDGELVAVDTIAGLRDVFDRQSTLTLSIDGTPTALELGDLNGVSDVEYTDGTLTVKLRDPQLKSTVIAQVEASGVSVTNIEIEEASLADLFSQLTTGGDSE, from the coding sequence ATGACTGCCATCGAAACCACGAAGCTGACGAAACGGTATGGTGAGGAAACAGCGCTTGATGAGTTTACTCTCCGCGTAGAACGTGGAGAAGTGTTTGGTTTCCTCGGCCCGAACGGCGCGGGGAAATCGACGACCATCGACATTTTCCTGGATTTCATCCGGCCGACCGACGGGCACGCTGTCGTTGCAGACTACGACCCACAGCAAACCCCGCGAAAGGTGCGACAGAACATCGGTGTTCTTCCAGATGAGTACAGCCTCTACGACTCACTCACTGGAATAGAACACATCGAACTAGCCAAAGATCTGCACGGAAGTGAGGAGGACACCGATGCCCTCCTCTCCCGTGTTGGACTGACTGATGCCGGCGACCAAGCCGTCGGGAGCTACTCGAAAGGCATGGCGCAGCGACTGGCGTTCGGTATGGCACTCGTTGGTGATCCCGATGTACTCATTCTCGATGAACCATCGGCAGGTATCGACCCGAACGGCCTCCAGGACATGCGAGAGATGATCCGAGCGGAAGCCGAAGCTGGCACAACGATTTTCTTTTCGACCCACATCCTCGAACAGGTCGAAGCAGTCTGTGACCGCGTTGCAATCATCAACGACGGCGAACTCGTCGCCGTCGATACGATTGCCGGGCTGCGTGATGTATTCGACAGACAATCGACTCTGACTCTGTCGATTGACGGCACGCCGACGGCGCTCGAACTGGGCGACCTCAACGGTGTCAGCGATGTCGAATACACTGACGGGACTCTCACCGTCAAGTTGCGTGATCCGCAGTTGAAATCCACGGTCATCGCGCAAGTGGAAGCCTCTGGTGTCTCCGTAACCAACATCGAAATTGAGGAAGCGTCACTGGCTGATCTGTTTAGTCAACTCACAACTGGCGGTGATTCGGAATGA